In a genomic window of Cetobacterium sp. NK01:
- a CDS encoding transposase, translating to MEDKIISMYGRGMTISEINAHLEEIYGLTFSASQISRITDKVLKR from the coding sequence TTATCTCTATGTATGGGCGTGGAATGACTATTTCTGAGATTAATGCTCATCTTGAAGAGATTTATGGATTGACGTTCTCAGCGTCGCAGATTAGTAGAATTACTGATAAGGTTTTGAAGAGATAG